The following are from one region of the Salvia hispanica cultivar TCC Black 2014 chromosome 1, UniMelb_Shisp_WGS_1.0, whole genome shotgun sequence genome:
- the LOC125202691 gene encoding protein PHLOEM PROTEIN 2-LIKE A9-like produces MASNTTAHHSGNSSLKFTKEVHGMKISPRNLNIVWGNDDRYWKVHKNNDSAAAELNQVSWLEVTGGVEGTTAAKSYEVGFSVSLNADAFGWGNYPIYIMIKRGNEENTTWTKIQINPNQLGQFEIKGKLMKSNDQIGGSDSGKLSFGLYEVWSGKWKGGLKIHHAYVKEF; encoded by the exons atGGCCTCCAACACAACCGCACATCATTCTGGAAATTCCTCATTAAAATTCACAAAG GAGGTGCATGGAATGAAGATTTCACCTAGAAACCTCAACATTGTATGGGGCAACGACGACCGCTATTGGAAAGTACACAAAAACAA tgatTCGGCTGCGGCAGAGCTGAATCAAGTGAGCTGGCTAGAGGTGACCGGAGGCGTGGAGGGGACGACGGCTGCGAAGAGCTACGAAGTAGGGTTTAGTGTGTCGTTGAATGCAGATGCATTTGGATGGGGAAATTATCCGATTTACATCATGATTAAGAGAGGGAATGAAGAGAATACTACGTGGACTAAAATTCAGATCAACCCTAATCAATTAGGGCAGTTTGAGATTAAGGGGAAATTGATGAAATCTAATGATCAAATCGGAGGTTCGGACAGTGGGAAGCTGAGCTTCGGATTGTACGAGGTTTGGAGTGGGAAGTGGAAGGGAGGTCTCAAGATTCACCATGCATATGTCAAggaattttga
- the LOC125201823 gene encoding vesicle-associated membrane protein 721-like, with product MGQNSRKTLIYALVARGTPPVVLAEYTEFSGNFNSIAYQCLQKLPASNNKFTYNCDNHTFNYLVHDGFTYCVVAEESAGRQLPMAFLERIKDEFVAKYGGGKAATAPANGLNKEFGPKLKEQMLYCSEHPEEISKFAKVKAQVSEVKGVMMENIEKVLDRGEKIELLVDKTENLHHQAQDFRTTGTQIRRKMWLQNMKIKLIVLAIIVALILIIVLSVCNGFKC from the exons ATGGGGCAAAACAGCCGGAAGACGCTGATTTACGCGCTGGTGGCGCGCGGAACGCCGCCGGTGGTGCTGGCGGAGTACACCGAGTTCAGCGGCAACTTCAATTCCATAGCCTATCAGTGCCTCCAGAAGCTTCCTGCCTCCAACAACAAGTTCACCTACAACTGCGACAATCACACCTTCAATTACCTCGTCCACGACGGATTCA CATACTGTGTCGTTGCTGAAGAGTCAGCTGGAAGGCAGCTTCCGATGGCTTTTCTAGAACGCATAAAGGACGAGTTTGTAGCAAAATACGGTGGTGGAAAGGCTGCGACAGCTCCTGCAAACGGGCTTAACAAAGAATTTGG ACCGAAGTTGAAGGAACAAATGCTATACTGCAGCGAGCACCCCGAGGAGATTAGCAAATTTGCAAAGGTCAAGGCTCAGGTTTCAGAAGTGAAAGGTGTTATGATGGAAAACATCGAGAAG GTTCTAGATCGTGGTGAGAAGATCGAGCTTCTAGTGGATAAGACCGAGAATCTTCATCATCAG GCCCAGGACTTCAGAACCACCGGAACACAAATCAGGAGAAAAATGTGGCTGCAAAACATGAAGATCAAGCTGATCGTTTTGGCGATTATCGTCGCGCTGATCCTCATAATCGTCCTCTCTGTGTGCAATGGGTTCAAGTGTTGA
- the LOC125204796 gene encoding zinc finger protein ZPR1-like: MEANAPQIVDVGSVVEAISADDFDAPLYEVESLCMRCRENGTTRFLLTVIPHFRKILLSAFECPHCGERNNYVQFAGEIQPKGCHYVLDVPSGDKKMFNRQVVKSEAATIKIPELEFEIPPEAQRGSLSTVEGILARAIEGLETLQEERKRVDPETAEAIDKFLVKLRACASGESHFTFILDDPAGNSFIENPCAPSSDPSLTIKFYERTPEQQAALGYVADTSQREPGVENLDGSNNVSLAQEEPHGSVGARAGRRAIAQGNSAEIADSLFRYSAPEEVMTFPSTCGACAASCVCRMFVTNIPYFQEVIVMASTCDSCGYRNSEVKPGGAIPEKGKKIVVRVKNVRDLSRDVIKSDTASVVIPELELELSSGTLGGLVTTVEGLISKIGESLERVHGFTFGDSIDDDKRSKWKEFQAKIEQLKRIEEPWTLILDDALSNSFVAPVTDEMKDDAQLSFEEYERSWEQNEELGLNDMDTSAGDAAYESANVEPSEKANDA, from the exons ATGGAAGCCAACGCGCCCCAAATCGTGGACGTGGGTTCGGTGGTGGAGGCGATTTCAGCTGACGATTTCGACGCCCCTCTCTACGAAGTCGAGAGCCTCTGCATGCGCTGCCGCGAAAAC GGCACGACTCGGTTCTTGCTAACCGTAATTCCCCATTTCAGAAAG ATATTGCTGTCAGCCTTTGAATGTCCACATTGTGGTGAGAG GAATAATTACGTGCAATTTGCCGGTGAAATCCAACCTAAAGGCTGCCACTATGTACTGGATGTTCCATCAGGCGATAAAAAG ATGTTCAATCGTCAAGTGGTGAAATCCGAGGCGGCCACAATCAAG ATTCCGGAATTGGAATTTGAGATCCCTCCGGAGGCTCAACGTGGTTCTTTGTCAACA GTAGAAGGGATACTGGCCAGAGCTATCGAGGGGTTGGAGACTCTCCAGGAAGAGCGGAAG AGAGTAGATCCCGAGACGGCTGAAGCAATCGACAAATTCTTGGTGAAACTGAGAGCTTGTGCATCTGGCGAGTCGCATTTTACCTTCATCCTCGATGATCCTGCTGGAAACAGCTTTATTGAGAATCC GTGTGCTCCATCGTCGGATCCATCACTGACTATCAAGTTCTACGAGCGAACACCCGAACAACAAGCGGCCTTAGGCTACGTCGCAGACACGTCACAACGAGAACCCGGTGTTGAAAACCTAGACGGCTCGAACAATGTATCTCTAGCACAAGAGGAGCCACACGGCTCGGTTGGAGCAAGAGCTGGCCGCCGAGCTATTGCACAGGGTAACAGTGCAGAAATTGCAGATTCTCTGTTTCGGTATTCAGCTCCGGAAGAG GTCATGACATTTCCATCGACTTGCGGTGCCTGTGCCGCGAGCTGCGTGTGTCGTATGTTCGTGACAA ACATCCCTTACTTCCAAGAAGTGATTGTCATGGCTTCAACTTGTGACAGCTGTGGTTACCGCAACTCAGAG GTGAAGCCCGGTGGTGCTATTCccgaaaaagggaaaaagataGTCGTTCGTGTGAAGAACGTCAGAGATCTTAGCCGCGACGTCATAAAG TCGGATACGGCCTCCGTGGTAATACCGGAACTCGAGCTGGAACTGTCGAGTGGCACATTAGGCGGACTTGTCACGACCGTTGAAGGCTTGATATCCAAGATTGGTGAAA GCCTCGAGAGAGTGCACGGGTTCACATTTGGTGATAGCATCGATGACGACAAGCGGAGCAAGTGGAAAGAATTCCAGGCGAAAATCGAGCAGCTTAAAAGGATAGAAGAGCCGTGGACTTTGATTCTCGACGATGCGCTATCCAATTCGTTCGTTGCACCCGTGACCGATGAAATGAAGGACGATGCCCAGTTATCAT TCGAGGAGTACGAGAGGTCGTGGGAGCAGAACGAGGAACTCGGTCTTAACGACATGGATACGTCGGCCGGCGACGCTGCTTATGAGTCTGCTAATGTTGAGCCAAGTGAGAAGGCTAATGATGCATGA
- the LOC125201154 gene encoding putative F-box/LRR-repeat protein 23 isoform X2: protein MNTRRKIRAAAEFCGSGRNMNTGSEIPAVASSSPPWIELPLDVTANILQRLGAEEMLCSAQQVCATWWNVCKDPSLWRVIDFSSTKQIDCAAKYTAMCRRAVDRSRGQLTDFTIQYFGDDKLMEYIADRSPNLKRLKLGTCFFISGPCAARMVAKLGQLEELHLTIRPRFGAIEPGVMSADIRDIGNACPTLKSFSLNGFKYLLIEDTDEYEDDDRPFIESIHRNLYALAISKSMPNLQHLQVYGHWMGNRGLEVILKGCPRLESLDIRRCFDLDLEGDLGKRCRQQIKHLKLPQDSTSDVPWPSCLGGDPFTSPPFSTYNPDAYWYYEDLDDYIRRHGYSDVVSGLV, encoded by the exons ATGAATACTAGACGGAAAATTCGGGCGGCGGCGGAATTTTGCGGTTCAG GTCGAAATATGAATACTGGATCCGAAATTCCGGCGGTTGCTTCATCCTCGCCGCCGTGGATCGAGTTACCTCTAGATGTGACCGCCAATATACTCCAGAGGCTCGGGGCGGAGGAGATGCTGTGCAGCGCGCAGCAAGTGTGTGCTACCTGGTGGAATGTTTGCAAGGATCCTTCCTTGTGGCGAGTCATCGATTTCTCCAGCACTAAGCAGATCGATTGTGCCGCCAAGTACACCGCCATGTGCCGCCGTGCTGTTGACCGCAGCCGAGGGCAGCTGACCGACTTCACCATTCAATACTTTGGTGACGACAAACTCATGGAATACATCGCTGATCG ATCACCAAATCTCAAACGCCTTAAACTCGGAACTTGCTTTTTCATATCAGGACCATGTGCAGCTAGAATGGTTGCAAAGCTTGGACAGTTGGAAGAGTTGCACCTTACGATTAGACCAAGGTTTGGTGCGATTGAACCAGGGGTTATGTCTGCCGACATTCGGGATATTGGCAATGCATGCCCGACGTTGAAATCATTCTCACTGAACGGATTTAAGTACCTTCTGATAGAGGATACTGACGAATACGAAGATGATGATCGTCCTTTTATTGAATCAATTCATCGGAATCTGTATGCTCTCGCAATCAGCAAAAGCATGCCCAACTTGCAGCATCTTCAAGTTTATGGACACTGGATGGGAAATAGAGGACTTGAAGTCATCCTTAAAGGCTGTCCACGCCTCGAGTCACTTGACATCCGGCGATGTTTTGATCTCGATCTTGAAGGGGATTTGGGGAAAAGATGCCGTCAACAAATTAAACATCTTAAACTCCCTCAAGACTCGACTAGTGATGTCCCATGGCCGAGTTGCCTAGGCGGCGATCCATTTACCTCTCCTCCATTCTCCACCTATAATCCTGACGCATACTGGTATTATGAAGATTTGGATGATTATATTCGACGTCACGGCTACAGCGACGTAGTCTCTGGCTTAGTCTAG
- the LOC125202695 gene encoding LOW QUALITY PROTEIN: ribonuclease H2 subunit C-like (The sequence of the model RefSeq protein was modified relative to this genomic sequence to represent the inferred CDS: inserted 2 bases in 1 codon) yields MDGKDEGSSDSAAPVAVDLXAEVDLTGKVHQLPCCIKHDGPTPVSHYFKPKPTEMEVDGFKVEEAHFRGRKLHGTTVALPIGYSGFIIGKKGSDQGNNDANSHCWETAATFDDITVWNHEAIPSKDDAFLRAFHWFAAANALHQIVTAEDLESACID; encoded by the exons ATGGACGGAAAAGATGAGGGATCATCGGATTCAGCAGCTCCGGTAGCCGTCGATCT AGCAGAAGTGGACCTGACGGGGAAGGTGCATCAGCTGCCGTGCTGCATCAAGCACGATGGACCCACCCCTGTTTCTCACTACTTCAAGCCCAAACCCACTG AAATGGAGGTGGATGGGTTCAAAGTGGAGGAAGCACACTTCAGAGGGAGGAAATTGCACGGAACCACTGTTGCTCTTCCAATTGGCTATTCTG GTTTCATCATAGGAAAGAAAGGTAGTGATCAAGGGAATAATGACGCGAACTCGCACTGCTGGGAGACAGCTGCGACTTTTGATGATATCACGGTCTGGAATCACGAAGCAATCCCTTCAAAAGATGATGCATTCTTGCGCGCTTTTCACTGGTTTGCCGCTGCCAATGCT CTGCATCAAATTGTAACTGCTGAAGATTTGGAATCCGCGTGCATTGATTAG
- the LOC125201154 gene encoding putative F-box/LRR-repeat protein 23 isoform X3, which translates to MNTKCEIPATAAVDSWIELPADVTGNILKRLGAEEKLCSAQQVSATWWKVCKNPALWRVVDFSSTKQIGLNKKYTAMCRRVVDRSRGQITDLTIQYFGDNALLEYIADRSPNLKRLKLGTCFYISGECAARMFAKLGQLEELHLTLNVGFQSADIRAIGNACPMLKSFSLNGFKLDLIEDVDENDDRPFIESIHRNLYALAISKSMPNLQHLQVYGHWMGNRGLEVILKGCPRLESLDIRRCFDLDLEGDLGKRCRQQIKHLKLPQDSTSDVPWPSCLGGDPFTSPPFSTYNPDAYWYYEDLDDYIRRHGYSDVVSGLV; encoded by the exons ATGAACACTAAATGTGAAATtccggcgacggcggcggtCGATTCATGGATCGAGCTGCCTGCAGATGTGACTGGCAACATTCTCAAGAGGTTGGGGGCGGAGGAGAAGCTGTGCAGCGCGCAGCAAGTGAGTGCAACCTGGTGGAAGGTTTGCAAGAATCCAGCCTTGTGGCGAGTCGTCGATTTCTCCAGCACTAAGCAGATCGGTTTGAACAAAAAATACACCGCCATGTGCCGCCGCGTTGTTGACCGGAGCCGGGGGCAGATTACCGACTTAACCATTCAGTACTTTGGCGACAACGCTCTCTTGGAATACATCGCTGATCG ATCACCAAATCTCAAACGCCTTAAACTCGGGACTTGCTTTTACATATCAGGAGAGTGTGCAGCTAGAATGTTTGCCAAACTTGGGCAGTTGGAAGAATTGCACCTTACGCTTAATGTAGGGTTTCAATCTGCCGACATTCGGGCCATTGGCAATGCATGCCCGATGCTGAAATCATTTTCACTCAACGGATTTAAGCTGGATCTGATAGAGGATGTTGACGAAA ATGATGATCGTCCTTTTATTGAATCAATTCATCGGAATCTGTATGCTCTCGCAATCAGCAAAAGCATGCCCAACTTGCAGCATCTTCAAGTTTATGGACACTGGATGGGAAATAGAGGACTTGAAGTCATCCTTAAAGGCTGTCCACGCCTCGAGTCACTTGACATCCGGCGATGTTTTGATCTCGATCTTGAAGGGGATTTGGGGAAAAGATGCCGTCAACAAATTAAACATCTTAAACTCCCTCAAGACTCGACTAGTGATGTCCCATGGCCGAGTTGCCTAGGCGGCGATCCATTTACCTCTCCTCCATTCTCCACCTATAATCCTGACGCATACTGGTATTATGAAGATTTGGATGATTATATTCGACGTCACGGCTACAGCGACGTAGTCTCTGGCTTAGTCTAG